The following proteins are encoded in a genomic region of Candidatus Zixiibacteriota bacterium:
- a CDS encoding TonB-dependent receptor plug domain-containing protein, whose translation MQIIKSRNNIFIKTVLTLFILTMLIVPETLLAQGSKSGKIAGRIVDQQNGEEIPGAVVIIEGTTIGDNTDFDGNYLVRDIEPGTYNINIKCVGYANVIIENVQVKPNEVTRIDYALVSEALQGEDQVIEAEVVTNTDAALLKLRQKSNSVSDAISSEAISNVGAGDAAGALKKITGGSIQGGKYPVMRGLSERYNETQMNGINLPTPDMERKAVHMDMFPTNLLDNIEVIKTYSPDKPGSFTGGLINIGTKSYPESFTLKVSSSTSYNTQTTGKEGFLTYSGGDTDWLGVDDGTRSTPEIIGAYNPPPSTAEGKFSSDTAHLIEEMADAFGDTQFDFDNEAPPTNNSYSFSIGNQSSLFGKEVGYLASLTYNRSYSFYDEGLVFRRKMVGQTLTTERDLIDKHGREEAIWGLMLGGSMKLNDNNEIGMNYMRTQNGESKARYIRGKVPSHADNNDFISHDLSWTERTLKSYQINGEHYLPGFMNSATITWNGGYTYNSQNEPNLRRFTYEAGYNSETGDSIYQIRPSGYRGPTRIYRDMNADNKSFDVMVDVPFKGINELSGKMSFGGAFSEKSREYRKNEFLFTTGSYYRFNGDPDEFFNDDETGLLDSNYNSFQDRWQFGFGRFFHNASTDRHNYDASEKITAFFWMLDFPLSNKLKAVGGFRLENTDLWVQPLNNNENDRGEVKESDILSSANLIYAINDDMNMRGSYSRTLARPHFREIAPVATYEYAFSYYNIGNPDLERTLIDNYDLRWEWFMRPGEIFAVSGFYKDFHNPIERALQHSENGNITYLNVDDASVVGAEFEFRQRLDRISNALKWFMLGANLTLIHSEIKIPEKRLNELRVFDPDIDDTRPLQGQSPYIINVDLTYDNPETQTVATLAFNTIGKRLYQVSGGQTPDVYEKPATILDFVLKQKIFWGFDLKFKMTNILNSVYRKVYDFQGTDYLQEEHQTGKTISLGLSYEI comes from the coding sequence AAGGATTGTCGACCAGCAGAACGGCGAGGAAATCCCCGGTGCCGTGGTTATTATCGAAGGCACAACTATCGGCGATAATACTGATTTTGACGGCAATTACCTCGTCAGGGATATCGAGCCCGGGACTTATAATATAAACATCAAGTGCGTCGGTTATGCCAACGTTATAATTGAAAATGTACAGGTAAAACCGAACGAGGTGACCAGGATCGATTACGCGCTGGTTTCCGAAGCCCTGCAGGGCGAGGACCAGGTAATTGAAGCGGAAGTTGTCACCAACACAGATGCGGCTCTGCTCAAACTGCGACAGAAATCAAATTCGGTTTCGGACGCGATCAGTTCCGAGGCTATTTCCAATGTGGGCGCCGGTGACGCGGCCGGTGCGCTCAAAAAGATTACCGGCGGTTCGATCCAGGGTGGCAAGTACCCGGTCATGCGCGGTCTCAGCGAACGCTACAACGAAACCCAGATGAACGGAATCAACCTGCCGACTCCGGATATGGAAAGAAAAGCTGTCCACATGGACATGTTCCCTACCAATCTGCTGGATAATATCGAAGTGATCAAGACCTACTCCCCGGACAAGCCGGGCAGTTTCACCGGGGGCCTGATCAATATCGGCACCAAGAGTTACCCGGAGAGCTTTACATTAAAGGTGTCATCCTCGACTTCTTATAACACCCAGACCACCGGCAAGGAAGGCTTTTTAACCTATTCCGGCGGCGATACCGACTGGCTGGGTGTCGATGACGGTACCCGCAGTACCCCGGAAATCATCGGCGCTTATAATCCCCCGCCGTCAACTGCCGAAGGCAAGTTTTCCAGCGATACCGCTCACTTGATCGAGGAGATGGCGGACGCCTTTGGAGACACCCAGTTTGATTTCGACAATGAGGCCCCGCCTACAAACAACAGCTATTCATTTTCGATTGGTAACCAGAGCAGTCTTTTTGGTAAAGAAGTCGGTTACCTGGCCAGTCTCACCTACAACCGATCCTACTCTTTTTACGATGAAGGCCTGGTATTTCGGAGAAAGATGGTCGGCCAGACACTGACCACCGAGCGTGACCTGATCGACAAACATGGCAGGGAAGAGGCGATCTGGGGCCTGATGCTGGGCGGTTCGATGAAGCTCAATGACAACAATGAAATCGGCATGAATTACATGCGCACCCAGAATGGTGAATCCAAAGCGCGTTATATCCGCGGGAAGGTTCCCTCTCACGCCGACAACAACGACTTCATCTCGCACGACCTGAGCTGGACTGAAAGAACATTGAAGTCTTACCAGATCAACGGTGAGCATTATCTCCCGGGGTTTATGAATTCTGCCACGATTACCTGGAATGGCGGTTACACCTATAACAGCCAGAACGAACCGAACCTGAGGCGTTTTACTTATGAAGCGGGTTACAACAGTGAAACCGGCGACAGCATCTACCAGATCCGGCCCAGCGGTTACCGCGGTCCCACCCGGATTTACCGCGACATGAATGCTGACAATAAATCATTCGATGTGATGGTGGACGTACCTTTTAAAGGTATCAACGAGCTCAGTGGTAAAATGAGTTTCGGTGGCGCTTTCTCGGAAAAAAGCCGCGAATACCGTAAAAACGAGTTTCTGTTCACTACTGGCAGTTATTATCGATTCAATGGCGATCCGGATGAGTTCTTCAATGATGACGAGACCGGACTGCTCGACAGCAATTACAACAGTTTTCAGGACAGATGGCAATTCGGGTTCGGACGTTTTTTCCACAACGCTTCCACCGATCGTCACAATTACGATGCCTCCGAAAAAATCACAGCCTTTTTCTGGATGCTCGACTTCCCGCTCAGCAACAAACTTAAAGCGGTAGGCGGTTTTCGTCTCGAGAACACGGACCTGTGGGTTCAGCCGTTGAACAACAACGAGAACGACCGCGGCGAGGTCAAAGAATCTGATATTTTGTCTTCTGCCAACTTAATCTATGCAATCAATGACGATATGAATATGCGCGGATCTTACAGCCGTACCCTGGCCCGTCCGCATTTCCGCGAGATCGCCCCGGTGGCAACCTACGAGTACGCGTTCAGTTATTACAATATCGGCAATCCGGACCTGGAAAGAACCTTGATCGACAATTACGATCTGCGCTGGGAATGGTTCATGCGCCCGGGTGAAATTTTTGCGGTCAGCGGGTTTTACAAGGATTTCCACAATCCGATCGAACGCGCCCTTCAGCATTCAGAGAACGGTAATATCACCTACCTCAATGTTGACGATGCCAGCGTGGTAGGTGCTGAGTTCGAGTTCCGTCAGAGGCTCGACCGGATTTCCAATGCGCTGAAATGGTTTATGCTGGGAGCTAACCTGACCTTGATCCATTCTGAAATTAAGATTCCGGAAAAACGTTTAAACGAACTGCGTGTATTCGATCCGGACATCGACGACACCCGTCCGCTCCAGGGGCAGTCACCGTATATCATCAATGTCGACCTGACCTACGACAACCCTGAAACCCAGACTGTGGCAACTTTGGCCTTCAACACGATCGGCAAGAGATTGTACCAGGTTTCAGGCGGTCAGACCCCGGACGTCTACGAAAAACCGGCCACTATCCTGGATTTCGTCCTGAAGCAGAAGATCTTCTGGGGCTTCGACCTCAAATTCAAGATGACAAATATACTGAATTCGGTTTACCGCAAGGTGTATGACTTCCAGGGTACTGATTACCTGCAGGAAGAGCATCAGACCGGTAAGACCATTTCGTTAGGCTTGAGTTACGAAATATAA
- a CDS encoding SDR family NAD(P)-dependent oxidoreductase, translating into MPTPLSNGILLKSARPARISRKSSKNLLLTTGKSNWRLNMSDNLKGKTALVTGSSRGLGKIIAGRFLEEGANVVLTSQNEKELESAFSELKDLSGNVLPVQADIRDGKQVAELVKKAVSEFGSLDILVNNAGVFKDGAVDQMELSDFELTFDVGVKGAFLSTRETVRQMKKQKGGQIINICSIGSKLGLENLSAYCASKGALARFGDSLKIELKPYGIRVTNIFPHSMNTMGRDIDENSKERMRMIEPHDVADAILMVVTSKRYVQYQDITIFPYSTSLTKTEE; encoded by the coding sequence ATGCCTACGCCTCTATCGAACGGGATCTTGTTAAAGAGCGCAAGGCCGGCCAGGATATCGAGGAAATCCTCGAAAAACCTGTTACTGACGACCGGGAAGTCGAACTGGAGGCTTAATATGTCAGACAACCTGAAAGGCAAAACCGCATTGGTAACCGGTTCGAGTCGTGGGCTGGGTAAAATCATCGCAGGAAGGTTTTTGGAGGAGGGGGCCAATGTAGTCCTGACCTCACAAAATGAGAAGGAACTGGAAAGCGCGTTTTCTGAGTTAAAGGACCTTTCCGGGAATGTTCTTCCTGTTCAGGCCGATATACGCGACGGAAAGCAGGTTGCCGAACTGGTCAAAAAAGCTGTATCAGAATTCGGTTCGCTGGATATTCTGGTCAATAACGCCGGTGTTTTCAAAGATGGTGCCGTGGATCAGATGGAGCTGTCAGATTTTGAACTCACCTTCGATGTCGGCGTTAAGGGAGCTTTTTTGTCTACCCGTGAGACTGTCCGGCAGATGAAGAAGCAAAAGGGCGGTCAGATAATAAATATCTGCTCGATCGGATCAAAGCTGGGGCTTGAGAATCTTTCCGCCTACTGCGCCTCCAAGGGCGCCCTGGCCCGTTTTGGTGACAGCCTCAAGATTGAACTCAAACCCTACGGTATCCGGGTAACAAATATATTTCCGCACTCCATGAATACGATGGGCAGGGATATCGACGAGAATTCTAAAGAGAGAATGCGGATGATCGAGCCTCACGATGTCGCCGATGCTATTTTGATGGTGGTAACTTCAAAACGATACGTCCAGTACCAGGATATCACCATCTTTCCTTATTCGACCTCTCTTACCAAGACCGAAGAATAG
- a CDS encoding GTP cyclohydrolase I FolE2: MIDVQNRRDNRNIDIDRVGIKNLKYPIALRDRTRQLQHTVAQVNIYVDLPREFKGTHMSRFVEVLTRHHHEIDLRNIDAILNEIKDKLKAKNAHLKLAFPYFIERQAPVSKQSAMLDYDCTIEAVANGSADIKPTITVKVPVTTLCPCSKEISERGAHNQRSIVTLSVRANQWVWLEELIELVESSASCEIYPLLKREDEKYVTEKAYDNPVFVEDVVRNITTKISSDKRIDWFSVESENQESIHNHNAYASIERDLVKERKAGQDIEEILEKPVTDDREVELEA; this comes from the coding sequence ATGATAGACGTTCAAAATAGACGCGACAATCGCAATATCGATATAGACCGGGTAGGTATCAAGAATTTGAAATACCCGATCGCCCTGCGTGACAGGACCCGTCAATTACAGCATACCGTAGCCCAGGTCAACATCTATGTCGACCTTCCGCGCGAATTCAAGGGTACGCATATGTCCCGTTTCGTGGAGGTGCTGACCCGTCATCACCATGAGATAGATCTGCGCAATATCGATGCTATCTTAAACGAAATCAAGGACAAGCTGAAGGCAAAAAACGCCCATCTCAAGCTGGCTTTTCCTTACTTTATTGAGCGTCAGGCTCCGGTTTCGAAGCAGAGCGCGATGCTCGACTACGATTGCACTATCGAGGCGGTCGCCAATGGTTCAGCCGATATCAAACCCACTATCACAGTAAAAGTGCCGGTTACGACACTGTGTCCCTGCTCCAAGGAAATCTCCGAACGGGGAGCGCACAACCAGCGTTCGATCGTCACCCTCAGTGTGCGAGCCAACCAGTGGGTCTGGCTGGAAGAGCTGATCGAACTGGTAGAGTCTTCTGCTTCCTGCGAAATATACCCGCTTCTGAAGCGCGAGGATGAAAAATATGTCACTGAAAAAGCCTATGATAACCCGGTTTTCGTCGAGGATGTGGTTCGCAATATAACCACGAAGATATCTTCGGATAAGAGAATCGACTGGTTCTCGGTCGAATCCGAAAACCAGGAATCGATCCACAACCACAATGCCTACGCCTCTATCGAACGGGATCTTGTTAAAGAGCGCAAGGCCGGCCAGGATATCGAGGAAATCCTCGAAAAACCTGTTACTGACGACCGGGAAGTCGAACTGGAGGCTTAA